A single genomic interval of Psychroserpens sp. NJDZ02 harbors:
- a CDS encoding EamA family transporter produces MWMYLGLLAALFLGLHNLCKKHAVQGNEVFPVLLGTVSSGFIFVATFYVLSFIYPDYALAHGYQFQEIAWKIHGFIFIKSIIMASSWVLAYQALKYLPITIVTPIRSAGPFFTFIGAIVIYKESPNPYQWIGFFLIIFSVLLYSRIGKKEGINFKSNKWIFAIIGATFLGASSGLYDKFLIQTLNLNPQTLQFWFCLYTILILLVILTITWFPYAKKRQAFKFRWSIIAVGILLQAADYFYFKALQDPDALIMLLSAIKRSQIIIAVVIGGVVFKEKNKRQKLIPLAGIMLGVFLILYSN; encoded by the coding sequence ATGTGGATGTATTTAGGTTTATTAGCAGCACTCTTTTTGGGTTTACACAATTTGTGCAAAAAACATGCGGTACAAGGTAACGAAGTGTTTCCTGTACTTTTAGGAACCGTTTCTAGTGGTTTTATATTTGTAGCTACCTTTTATGTGTTATCCTTTATTTATCCAGATTATGCCTTAGCACATGGTTACCAATTTCAAGAAATAGCTTGGAAAATACATGGTTTTATTTTTATAAAATCCATTATAATGGCCAGTTCTTGGGTACTAGCCTATCAAGCTTTAAAATATTTACCTATAACTATTGTTACACCAATACGATCTGCTGGGCCCTTTTTTACGTTTATTGGCGCTATAGTTATTTATAAAGAAAGTCCTAATCCATACCAATGGATAGGTTTCTTTCTTATTATTTTTTCTGTATTACTTTATTCTAGAATTGGAAAAAAGGAAGGTATTAATTTTAAGAGTAATAAATGGATATTTGCTATAATTGGTGCTACCTTTTTAGGCGCTTCTAGTGGATTATATGATAAGTTCCTGATTCAAACCTTAAACTTAAACCCTCAAACCTTACAATTTTGGTTTTGTCTTTATACCATACTTATTTTACTGGTCATCTTGACTATTACTTGGTTTCCTTATGCTAAAAAAAGACAAGCTTTCAAGTTTAGATGGTCTATTATTGCAGTCGGAATTTTGTTACAAGCAGCAGATTATTTCTATTTTAAAGCACTACAAGATCCTGATGCCTTAATTATGTTATTGTCCGCAATAAAACGAAGTCAAATTATAATTGCTGTTGTTATTGGCGGGGTAGTTTTTAAAGAAAAAAATAAACGACAAAAACTGATTCCTTTAGCTGGTATTATGCTTGGTGTTTTTCTGATTTTATATTCAAATTAA